A stretch of the Lytechinus variegatus isolate NC3 chromosome 5, Lvar_3.0, whole genome shotgun sequence genome encodes the following:
- the LOC121415607 gene encoding uncharacterized protein LOC121415607 has product MSSPILMVSPACEGARLESSRERVDVGAQCDPPKCLVDTDVVKPTTSDELTRSTSSQAVWTPRDDRQLIITSGADNSLSPPSGTTTLLDQHTAAAAARRRDASAISTNCSDAQKSMDCHGRSGWGRYGENDKSHTCPEEYELEPRDELQDACPHTGLLRRRDSFHDAVSTDCPPTSTATDTQGSSNSSSAASTVQPKARSSPFTLSVPDVSPVERRLSNNNEFVNLAHRSAIVNGAIPRFSPLSLKVGPDGKEPGQAADMRGNGNHDHTVKQSRNIMSSAGGKRRKSNHNNTSYRLGLRKTLFEKRKRLSDYALLTAVFGIVIMILETELSWFVYGKVRNKNILIIYIQHFLFITCNHFFTSIASLDST; this is encoded by the coding sequence ATGTCGTCTCCGATACTCATGGTTTCGCCAGCGTGTGAGGGCGCTCGCCTAGAGTCATCAAGAGAGAGGGTGGACGTGGGCGCCCAATGTGACCCACCCAAATGCCTTGTCGACACCGATGTCGTTAAACCAACGACCAGCGATGAGTTGACAAGGTCGACGTCGTCACAGGCAGTATGGACGCCTCGCGACGATCGGCAGCTCATCATCACGTCAGGCGCCGACAACAGTTTGTCGCCCCCTAGCGGTACAACCACATTACTCGATCAGCACACAGCCGCTGCGGCAGCTCGCAGGAGAGATGCATCTGCAATTAGCACCAACTGCTCAGACGCTCAGAAAAGTATGGACTGTCATGGCCGGAGCGGCTGGGGTCGATACGGTGAGAATGACAAGAGCCATACGTGTCCTGAAGAATACGAATTGGAACCCCGCGATGAACTGCAGGACGCTTGCCCCCACACCGGGTTATTACGGCGACGAGATAGTTTCCACGACGCTGTTTCAACGGATTGCCCCCCTACTAGCACAGCAACTGATACACagggtagtagtaatagcagcagTGCAGCATCGACAGTTCAACCCAAAGCCAGATCAAGTCCTTTCACGTTATCTGTGCCAGATGTGAGCCCGGTTGAACGGAGACTCAGTAATAATAACGAATTTGTGAATCTTGCACATCGATCTGCCATCGTGAACGGGGCAATTCCACGTTTCAGTCCCCTATCTTTAAAAGTGGGTCCCGACGGGAAGGAACCCGGACAAGCTGCCGACATGCGCGGCAACGGGAATCACGACCACACCGTCAAACAGAGTCGAAATATCATGAGTTCGGCTGGTGGTAAGAGGAGGAAATCGAACCATAATAACACAAGTTATAGGCTTGGACTTCGGAAgacattatttgaaaaaaggaagCGATTAAGCGATTATGCCTTGCTCACGGCTGTTTTTGGAATCGTCATAATGATTCTGGAGACGGAATTATCGTGGTTTGTCTACGGCAAGgtaagaaacaaaaatattttaatcatttatatACAACACTTTCTTTTTATTACGTGTAACCATTTTTTCACTTCCATTGCATCGTTAGattcaacataa